Genomic window (Candidatus Vicinibacter proximus):
ACATTTGCACACTTTAGGAGGAGGGGTGCAATTTTTTATAAATGTTTTTCGGCAAGCATCCAGTATTTTTCCTGCAGGGTCAAAGAAGTCCACAGTAACTATAAATGGATTTACTGCACTATTTACGCAGAAGGAACCAGGGAGAATATTTCCGGTGGGAATAATGCCACCATTCGGTATAAAGCAAAAACCATCGGGTAGATTCTGCACGGACCATAGAGGATTTGGGGTAATCTGACTAAAATTTCCTGAGTTGGTTTTAAAACATATTTTTGAAAAACAAGCTGATTTGGAGTTATAGGCAGAAAAATTAAAGCAGCAATTACCAGCTGGTCCATTACTCAACAATTGAACATTTTTTAAGGAATCACAACAAGTATTTGGGACGGGAATCCCAGGACATCCTACCAAAAATTCAAATGAGCAGGAATCTTTTCCTTGTGGCGTGGTAAAATGATATCTGAGGAATACCTGTGCTGGGTTTTGATTGGTGTTGATGCAAAAAGATCCGGGCTTTATGGATCCGGAAGGAATAAATCCGGAGTTGTGATTAAGAAAAAATCTGTTGCTAGCAGATGGTGTAAGAAAAAATCCCGCGCCTAAATTGGCATTTCTGGAAGAGAATGTTCCACCATTAATAATCACTTCAATTTTGGTAAATAAATTTGAATTAGGATTTTCTGCCTTTATATCAAAGCAGCAGGATGTCGGGAGCGTATATTGTTTTTCTAAAAAACTGCTGAATGCGGTATCACATTTTGCACTTTGAGGATTTGCTGGGCAGTCTTGAACATATTGATAAATGCAGCTATCTGTTTTACCTCCGCTTGTGGAAATATAATGTACTGTAATGCTGTATTGCCCGGCACCCTGGACACAAAAATCAGCAGCGTTGAATTTGCCAGGAGGAAGGAAACCGCTGTTGTGGTTTAGATAAAAGGTTTTTGAATTTACATTTGCAAATGACCATCCGGATGCACTATTGGGATTGATGTTTGAAAAGGTCCCGTCACTTACGGTGACCAAGATATTGTTGTAACAATGATAGGAACTTATTTTACCGCTGAGGTTAAAACAACAACCATTTGGCAGTACAGATATTTTTTTGAGGACATTGGTGTTAAAAGTATCGCATTTGCATGGTTTTGAGATTACACAAATAGTTCCTGTGCAATTTTCTTCGCAGTTACCATCCTTTACATTCAGTCGTATTAGATAGCACCCGGGCACAAAATATGGAACACGAATACTGTCTCCTGTAAAGGTCTGCGTTCCAGGTCCGCCAGGAATATCCAGAGTCCATCGCAGTTGTTTGTTATTGGATCCATTGCCTGTGTAAAAAATCAATGCTGTGTCACCGACCGTAATGGTATCCTGAAAATCAAATGAGCAAGTTAAATTGCATTGAACGGTAGTGCAGACCGTATCCTTGCACGTTCCGTTATCAATTATTACACAGTAGCATCCAGCCTGAGGAGGACGAAAGCATTGAGATTTGGAATAAACAATGGGCTGACTGCAGGAAATCCAGGTGTAATCCAAGCCGGAAGGAAACGCACACAGGCTGTCAGGGCCTTGTACAATGGAACCATTCAATGCAGGTAAAACCTTTATGCTAACTGAAGCCGAAGGCATTGCATTGGTGCAATTCTGATCTTTTATTTCTACTAATTCATACACATTGGTAGTAGATGGGCAGACGTTTAATTGGTATCCATTGGAGAAGCTGGTATAACCATTTATTCCGGAATTGTCTTTGATGGTAAATCGGAAGGGAGGTGTTCCTGTGAAACGCAAGTTAATCAATTTGCAATCACCCAGACACAAGCTGTCGTCAGGGCTGAATTGGCCAAGCGGAATAGGATGTACCAAAACTTGGACAGTGCATGTTTCCGGCATTTGACCCGGTTCCTGAGTAATTAATCGGATGCTGCATGATCCGGCTTTGAGGAAGCATGCATCGTGCGGGTTTTGCAGGGTGGAATTCGTGATGGTTCCACAATCGATGGACCAATCATAGCTTGCATTAATGGAATTCATGCCTATGTAGCTTACAGGAAGGCAATCACCCAAACAGGCTGTAGGGGCCACCTGGATGCAGTTACTTTGTGCAAAAACAATGTAATTGCAAAAAAAGAAAAACAGAACTAACGACTGTGCAATTTTATTAAAAAATGAGTCATTACTAATCATAATAGAGGAGTATTAAATGATTAAATAAAAAAATAAAACTCAGTGAAGTGAATATCTCTGAGGGGATGAAAAAAGGTGTGGTTTATCCCGAGATAATCTCAAAGATACAAAATCTTCTGTGGTTTATAGTAAAAAAATTTTTTCAAGATTAAATTTTGGTCCCCAAGGACCAGGTTAATATCTCTGGTTAGGATAAAGCCAGGTACAATAAAATATTTGGATTCGATAATTGGGGGGTTGTGCATGTTTTAAATTCTGCTTACCTTTACCTGCCCGTCATTTAGGAACACTTAATTTATTATTTAATTTGACAAAATGCTTCAACCAAGGAAGCCTTCTTTCTTTTCTCTTGTTCTGATCATTTGCTTCCAGTGGTCAACATTGCAGGCATTGGATAAGCCCAAACTATTCCAAGCAGTTAGAATTTATCAACCCATTAGTATTGATGGTAGACTGGTTGAAAAAGAATGGTCTTTTTCGGATACCGCTGAAGGATTTTTTCAAACTGAGCCATTGGTAGGAAAACCGGCAAGTTTTGAAACGAAAGTATATTGTCTTTATGATGATTATGCCGTTTATTTCGGAGCAAGACTTTTTGATCCTGAACCCGATAAAATACTTAAAGAGTTGTGCCTGAGAGACAATTCCAGTAATTCAGATTTGTTTAAAGTATTTATAGATTCCTACAGAAGTGGTTTAAACGGTTTTCTCTTTGCAGTGAATGCTGCTGGCGTTCAGGCAGACTATATTGTATCCAACAATGAAGAAGATTCGGAATGGGACGTAATATGGGATTCTGAGATCCAGATTGACCAGAACGGCTGGACCATAGAAATTAAAATACCCTATTCGTCCCTTCGCTTTCCCAAGTCATCCATACAAGAATGGAATGTTCAGTTTGGCAGAGAAATACGCAGATTCAGAGAGACCTCCTACTGGAATCCAATTGATCCTTTAATCAGCGGATGGGTACAGCAAAGTGGCGTATTGAACCACCTGGATGGTATTAAATCTCCGGTCAGGTTGTCCATTACTCCTTACTTATCGGCTTATTTGAACTCAGATTACCAGCCTGAAGCAGCATCAGTGAGATTTATTCTTGACCCTGCATACAGTATGGGTGCAGATCTTAAATATGGGATAAATGACGCTTTTACTTTGGATATGACATTGGTACCGGATTTTGGGCAGGTCATTGCAGATCGTCGTGTTTTGAATTTATCTCCGTTTGAAATTTTTTTTAATGAGAATAGACAATTTTTTACCGAAGGAACAGAATTGTTTAACAAAGAAAGTCTATTCTATTCAAGACGGGTTGGTGGCCAACCATTTAATTATTTCAAAGTTTATGATGAATTGTCACCAACCGATGTATTGGTAAGAAATCCAAGTATATCCCAACTGTATAATGCCACAAAAATTTCCGGTAGGACAAAAAAGGGAATGGGTATTGGTTTTTTTAACGCGGTGGAATCGGAAGAATATGCGATTATAAAAAATGAACGCGGAGAAGAAAGAAAATTTCTGACAAACCCACTCACTAATTACAATGTATTTGTTTTAGATCGCAACTTAAAAAATAATTCTGTGGTGAGTGTGACGAACACAAATGTTTTGCGTAATGGATCAGAATACGATGCCAACGTCACAGGAGGATCCTTCGAACTAAAAACAAAAAATCAAAAATATTCTGCAAAAGGACGAGGGGTATTGTCCCAAAAATATTTCTCCGATTCCATAGACCTTGGGTTCAGCAGCTCTTATGAATTTTCTAAAATAAGTGGTAATTGGACTTATTCGTTGGGTCAGGTTATTGAGTCTGCAAATTACGATCCAAATGATTTGGGATTTTTATTTAGCCCAAATGAAAATTCTATATTAGCTTCTGTTGATCACACGCAATATAAAACTGCTGATAGTAAATTGCAACAAGTTAATGTAAGTGGCAGTTCCCGATATACCAGTTTATACGAACCCTTTGTATTCAGTGATTTCTATCTTGATCTCAGTACTTTTATTCTGTGGAAAAGCAGAAATGCCATTGGAGTAAACATCAGATTAGAGCCTATCGTTACCAGAGATTATTTTGAACCAAGAACTGCAGACTTTAGCAAATATCTTGCGTGGCCGGTTAATTATACATTTGGTGGCTTTTTTTCTTCAGATTATCGCAAGGCTTTTGCACTCGATGTGAATGGTTCATTTAGATTTTTTGATGCTCAGGGTCGCTCAAATTATGATTTTAACTTTTCACCCAGAATGAGGTTCAACGATCATTTTTCCTTATTTGCAGATTGGGGTGTGAATAGAAATCTTAAAGAACTGGGATACGTAAATAAAAATTTTGCAGATCAGCCTGTTCCGGAAATCCAAACAGAGGATATTTTAATGGGTTACAGAAATCGTTGGATTGTGGATAATTCTTTGGGCTCCAGATATATTTTTAACAACAAGATGGGAATAAATCTGAGTATCAGGCATTACTGGGATCAAGTGATTTACCATAATTTTGGGATACTTAGAGAGGACGGAAATGTTCAGATCATTGGTTACCAGGGATTAGATAAAACCAACAAACCAATCTTTGATCAAAATGTAAATATATTTAATATAGATCTTCAATACACATGGCGATTTGCACCGGGAAGTGACATCATCATCGTCTGGAAAAATCAGATTTTCAAACAAGACGATGCGTTTAATTATAGATATTTCAGAAACGTTTTTAATTTGATTGATGCTCCTCAATCCAATAGCATATCTGTAAGGATAATTTATTTTATGGATTATCTGAAAATGTTTACCCAAAGGAAAAAAACAAATCCTTTTAAAACTGAAATAAATTAAACCGAGAGCCAACGCAAGGCTTTAAAAAAAAAACGGATCACATAGGTCATTCACTTCTAATTCAAGAAAATTCAAAAAATTAATCCTTCCCGAATACCATAGACTAAAGCAAAATAAACATGGGCTATTAACCCTTGATTGTTCTGGAATGAGCATTAAAAGCAGGAACTTAAACCCGTTCTGATGTAAGAATAAGTTAAATCTTACCCAAGGCTTTGTCCAGGTCCACTTTGGATTGTATAAGATTGTATTGCGCTTCCAGCACATTAGCTTGTGCAGTATAAAGGTCTCTTTCTGCCTGGGTAATTTCCAGGGATGACCCTACTCCTTCTTTAAATTTTGTTTTTGTGGTTTGGTAAATACGATCTGCCAGATCCAAAGATTTCTTTCTGGATTCAAGTGTAGCCAACGCATTTATATACTGCGTCTTTGCATTCTGAAATTCAAGATCCACTCCTCTTTCAAATTCTGCAAATTGCATTTTGGTTTTTTCGTTTTGTGTTTTAGCTCTGTTGATTTTTGCTTTTCGGTCCAAACCATCAAAAATTGGAATGTTGAGATTTAGTCCTGCAATAGTCGTAGGGAACCATGAATTTTCATTATTGTCAAACAAATTATTGCGTTGTAAAACTTCTTGATGACTGACAAAACCGCTCAGACTTGGTAAGTAGGACGCCTTTAGCCTCTTGATGTTTATTTCTGTAAGCTCCAATCCTTTTGCGATCACCGGATATTCAGGTCTTAATTGGGTGTTCAGTTTGAAAGAAGGATCCATTATTTCCAGATAAGATTTATCCAGAATTTGTTTAAAGGATTCTGTTTGCACCAATTCTTTATCTAGCGGAAAATTCATTTGGAATTTCAAAACGTTTTGTGTGATCCCATCGAGTCTGGCAAGTTTTTCCCTTTCCGTCCTAAGTGTCTGAAGGGAGAGCTCAATTCGATCCACATCCAATTTTTCCGAAAAACCAACCTTGTAAATTTCATTGACTTCTTTATATACCTTTTCAAGATTTGCAATGTTCTTATCCAGGATGATCAAATTCTCTTTGATGGATAGAGCACCCATATAAGCTTTGGTAACTCTGTATCTTAGGTCCGCTTCAGTCTGGTTAACCTGCAATTGTATTAAATCAGAATAAAGTTTCTGCGCTTTAAGTCCTACAATAAAACTGCCATCAAAGATCAATGTACTTAATTGGACACCTGCCGTTAGGTTATTTTTTAATCCAAATTGCGCAGGAAACCCGGAGCCATAATTGATGTCTCGTCTTGGCAATACATTTTCATCAAAAAGCACGTTATACACTGCCGGAGAAATAAAGTCAGGCAGAATACTGGTAGGGATGTTGATGAAATGATTGTAACCGACGGATGCATTTAATTTAGGAATACCAATGGACTTGTATTCCAATATTTGATCTTTTGCATCCTGAATGTCCAATTTTTGAATATTTAGCGAATTGCTGTTTTGCCTGGCATAATTGATGGCTTGTTCCAGGTTGAATTCATTGGCATTTTGTCCAAAAAGTCCAAAACAAAAGAGCATAGATAAAAGAAGGAAGGTATTTTTTTTCATAAAAAAAGAATAAGTACAAAGATCTAAGGTTCGTTTAAAGTCTAGCTATCCTAAAAGACCATTAAATGCAATTTAACAAATTATCTTCGTTAAGGTTCTCTGTTTTCAGAGTTTGGCAGAATAATTATCAATTTAAAAAATGAGAGGAATAGAGCTTTGACTTTGCTAATTGGCATGTGTTATAAACCTTAAGAATTCTTCGGGTGTTTATGGAAAGCTTCTTAGATTCGCCTGTTTTTTAAGAAATTATGCCTAAATACTTTGTATACATTTTTAGTCTGTTCTTTTTTACCTCCTGTAATTCAGGGAGTAGAAATCAGGATGGCTCAATGACCGGAAAGCAAATTTTTAAATCCAATTGTGTGAGTTGTCATGGGATAAAGGGTGATTTGATGACCAATGGGGCCAGAAATCTAAAGGAATCTAACCTGAGTTTAGAGGAGAGGATTTTGATCATCCGAGATGGCAGGAATATCATGACGTCCTTTCGGGAAAAATTAAGCAAGGAACAAATTCGTAAGGTGGCTGAACACACCATGACATTAAGAGATTCGATCCCACCAGATGGAAAATAAAGGCATTTTACTGACAGGGGCTACCGGTTTTTTGGGATCTTATGTTCACCAAGCGTTAAGCAAAGATGTGGATCAGCCGCTCTGGCTCTGTTACCATCAAACCCCACCGAAAACGGAATCCGACCGCTGGTTAGGAATAGACCTTTTGAAACCTTCAGAAGCAGAAGAGATTCTGCCAAAAATTGATACCATAATTCATCTGGCAGGAAAGATCAGTTACCAAAAAAAGGACAGGGATGCCTTACGAAAGACCAATGTGTGGATGACCAGAGAGCTAATCAACAGTGCTCTGGCTTTTGGTGTAAAGAATTTTATTTTCATGAGTTCCGCCTCCACGATGGCTAAAGCAATTCAGCCATTGGTCTATACGGATAAACAGTCTTCCTCTCCGGTATTTCACAGCTACTATGCCCGCACAAAATTTGAAGCAGAGCTGGAAGTGAGAAGGGGGGAAGCTGAAGGGATGCAGATTGTAATTTTGAATCCATCTTTGATCCTTGGTCCAGGTGATTGGAACAAGGGTTCTTCATCCATCATTACAAAGGTAGCATCCGGGCTTCCTGCCTATCCTGCAGGTAGCCTTGGGTTGGTAGGAGCTGAGGATGTAGCAAAAGTGGTTGTGAAAGTAATCCGGGAAGGATTGTGGGGACAGCAACTTTTAATTAATGCAGAAACCTGGACCTACCAAAAATTTATTTATACCATTTGTGAATTATTAAGTGTTAAACCACCGCAATTTCAGTCTAATGCACTGTTCGCTAATCTTGCAATCTGGAAAGATATGATATCAAGTATGTTTCATAACAAGCAAAATATCATTACAACTGAAACAGCGTTTATGAGCGCACAATCGTTCTCTTATGAGTGCAATTCGTCAAATCAAGTGGTGAATATCAATTATCAGCCAGTGGAGGCAGTTTTAAAGCAGATGATAAACGAATATATCAATAAGTAGATATTTATAAATTATTAATAAACAATATTTTATAATTTAATAATATTAAAATATCTAATTTTTTCTTACCAACAAATCAAATATGCTTAACTTTATTCCTTAATAATAAAACAATTTTAATATGAAAAGAATTTTACTTTTTGCTTTTTTACTCACTATGGTTGCCGGACTTTCTGCACAGAAGGTAGTTTGTCTGGTTAACTCTCCGGCAAGTATTGCAGGGGATAAGGTATTTGTTGCTGCAGGATTCGGTGCTGATTTAAGTACTGGTACCTGGACTGCGGATGCTGTTATAGCTGAACCACTTCTTGCTTGCAGTGCCTTAACAAACGCTGCAGCTATGGCCGGAAAAATTGCCCTTATTGAAAGGGGAACTTGTAATTTTGATCAAAAATGTCTGAATGCACAGAACGCCGGTGCTATCGGTGTGGTAGTAATGAACCACAATGTAACTTCAAATCGCGGAGGGGCTCCTTATGTAATGGGGGTTGCTACTGCCAGTATTGCCAGTCAGATCACCATTCCTTGCGTAATGGTTGGTTATGATAACAATGTAGCTTTAAAGGCTGCGATTGCAGCAGGAACCGTAAACATAACACTAGGTGTGGTGAACAAACAAGAAAATGATCTTGCTATGTACACCAAGGTAACTACTAATTATACAGAGCCTTATATCTTTAATTCATCCTGGGGTGCTATTCCTGTAGGATTGCTTCGCTCAGATGATGATTTTCCTTTCCAACCGGGTGGATTTTTTAACAACATTGGATCAAAAGATCAGACCAATGTTAATCTTAAAGCTACCATAACTAAAGGTGGAAATCAAGTATTTACACACACAACCACGGATAATATTACAGTTGAGGTTGATTCTACAAGAGGTCTTTTGAATGATGCATTCATTTTAAATAAAGTGAGCGGCAACAGAGTTGGATCTTATCAGTGTACTTACAATGTTTTTTCAAATGCTACTGAATTGTTGAGTTCTGATAATGTTTTGACCAGTTCCTTTGATGTGTCCAACAATTTATTGTGTAAAAGCCGTATCAATAATGCAGCTAAAGCTCCACTAGCAAACCAATATTGGGGCGGTGGAACAGGATTTAGAGAATTGCTTTCCCCATTCTTGTTAAAGTATGGTAAGGGAGTTCAGATTGACAGTATCTTTTCAGAAGTAGCTTCCAATGAGCCATTGGCGGGTCTTTATATTGAGGGAAGACTCTATCGCTGGAATGACTTAAACGCAGATAACGACATCCAAAATGACGAAATGGAAACTGTAGCCATCGGTTCTTATACTTTCCCGGGCACTGCTTCCGGAAACTTCGGAACTATCAGAGTTGGTTTGGAAGATTTAAATACTGGAGATCCTTTCCATACCGTTACAGAAGATGGAAGACTTTATTTTGCTGCAATTACTTACCAAGGTGGTGCTAATTCTTTGTTCAATGCATACGATGCATTCAATGGCCAAAGACAATATTTTAACCTTAAAGACGGTCTTCAGGAATTAGGATACCAGGATTGGCCCTACATCTCTGTAAGATCTCAGGATGCTGTAACAGGTGGTCCTAACATGGATGAGGCTGGTTTGTTCTATATTGATGACAACGGCGACCAAACGGCACAGGATGAAGAAGTTTGCTTTTTTGCACCTTCTATTGCTGTTCAGATGACTATTGTGGTAAATAATAAAGACATCAGCAATGAAATCGATGTAAATATCAAATTGACTCCTAATCCGGTTAAAGATCAGTTGATCGCTGAAATTAAATTACCAGAAGCAACTGTAGTTAATTACCAGATCATTGATGCGCAAGGTCATCTTGTGTTCAACAAGGACGAAAAAAATGCTGCAAAGGATATCAATACTACCTTCAACCTTTCCGGGTTGAGCTCAGGTCAGTACTTCCTTAAAGTAAATACACCAAATGGTTTTGTGAAAAAAGCCTTTACAAAAGTGAATTAATAAGTAATCTTATTAAACATATAGAAAGCCATTCCCATTTATTGGGGATGGCTTTTTTATTTATTTAATTTTGATGCCAAATGAAAAATCAGGAGATAGGAATTTTCGGAATTCGCCATCATGGTGCGGGATCTGCCCGTAGATTGATACAGGCATTGGAAGAATATAAGCCTGATGCCATTTGTATTGAGCTGCCCGCAGAATCAGAACCTTTGTTTGGTTTGCTGGGGGATGCTGACTTAGTGTCCCCTGTGGCCTTTTTGTGTTATCAGGTGACCAACGCCAACCGATTTTTTTATTTGCCGATGGCTGAATTTTCACCTGAATTTCAGGCCATACAATATGGCTTAAAAAATAAGATAGTATTGAAAGCAATGGATCTACCTGCCGCTCAAGCCCTGATCCCTGAGAACTTCAAGCTGAAGACCGAAGCCTCTTTAAATCTACATGAATTGAACATAACCAGAGATCCTCTGGGATATTTGGCCAGACGTCAGGGTTATAAAGACACAGAGCGATGGTGGAACAGTTACTTTGAGCATTGGACTGATCACCGTCAGTTGTTTGGCGTCATTCAGGATCTGATGGTTGAATTGAGAAAAATGAGCAAGGGACTGGATGATGAAGAAACCCTTATTCGTGAACAGCATATGAGAACAGTCATCAGGGATACCTTGCGTCTGGATGTTACAAAAGTAGCAGTGGTATGTGGGGCCTGGCATGGTCCTGTGCTTACCCTAGACATGGTTCAGAAAAAACAAACAGAAAAAATTAAAAAATTAAAATCCGTCAACACAAAATGCACGCTTATTCCATGGTCTTATGAACGCCTTATTTTAAATCGGGCTTATACAGCAGGAATTGAATCTCCTGTTTGGTCTGAAGCTTTATTTAAAAATCCGGATACTGCCATAGCTTATTGGATGAGTAAAGCAGCACAGCTTTTGCGTCATTACGAATTCAACGTCAGCACT
Coding sequences:
- a CDS encoding carbohydrate binding family 9 domain-containing protein encodes the protein MLQPRKPSFFSLVLIICFQWSTLQALDKPKLFQAVRIYQPISIDGRLVEKEWSFSDTAEGFFQTEPLVGKPASFETKVYCLYDDYAVYFGARLFDPEPDKILKELCLRDNSSNSDLFKVFIDSYRSGLNGFLFAVNAAGVQADYIVSNNEEDSEWDVIWDSEIQIDQNGWTIEIKIPYSSLRFPKSSIQEWNVQFGREIRRFRETSYWNPIDPLISGWVQQSGVLNHLDGIKSPVRLSITPYLSAYLNSDYQPEAASVRFILDPAYSMGADLKYGINDAFTLDMTLVPDFGQVIADRRVLNLSPFEIFFNENRQFFTEGTELFNKESLFYSRRVGGQPFNYFKVYDELSPTDVLVRNPSISQLYNATKISGRTKKGMGIGFFNAVESEEYAIIKNERGEERKFLTNPLTNYNVFVLDRNLKNNSVVSVTNTNVLRNGSEYDANVTGGSFELKTKNQKYSAKGRGVLSQKYFSDSIDLGFSSSYEFSKISGNWTYSLGQVIESANYDPNDLGFLFSPNENSILASVDHTQYKTADSKLQQVNVSGSSRYTSLYEPFVFSDFYLDLSTFILWKSRNAIGVNIRLEPIVTRDYFEPRTADFSKYLAWPVNYTFGGFFSSDYRKAFALDVNGSFRFFDAQGRSNYDFNFSPRMRFNDHFSLFADWGVNRNLKELGYVNKNFADQPVPEIQTEDILMGYRNRWIVDNSLGSRYIFNNKMGINLSIRHYWDQVIYHNFGILREDGNVQIIGYQGLDKTNKPIFDQNVNIFNIDLQYTWRFAPGSDIIIVWKNQIFKQDDAFNYRYFRNVFNLIDAPQSNSISVRIIYFMDYLKMFTQRKKTNPFKTEIN
- a CDS encoding T9SS type A sorting domain-containing protein, translated to MKRILLFAFLLTMVAGLSAQKVVCLVNSPASIAGDKVFVAAGFGADLSTGTWTADAVIAEPLLACSALTNAAAMAGKIALIERGTCNFDQKCLNAQNAGAIGVVVMNHNVTSNRGGAPYVMGVATASIASQITIPCVMVGYDNNVALKAAIAAGTVNITLGVVNKQENDLAMYTKVTTNYTEPYIFNSSWGAIPVGLLRSDDDFPFQPGGFFNNIGSKDQTNVNLKATITKGGNQVFTHTTTDNITVEVDSTRGLLNDAFILNKVSGNRVGSYQCTYNVFSNATELLSSDNVLTSSFDVSNNLLCKSRINNAAKAPLANQYWGGGTGFRELLSPFLLKYGKGVQIDSIFSEVASNEPLAGLYIEGRLYRWNDLNADNDIQNDEMETVAIGSYTFPGTASGNFGTIRVGLEDLNTGDPFHTVTEDGRLYFAAITYQGGANSLFNAYDAFNGQRQYFNLKDGLQELGYQDWPYISVRSQDAVTGGPNMDEAGLFYIDDNGDQTAQDEEVCFFAPSIAVQMTIVVNNKDISNEIDVNIKLTPNPVKDQLIAEIKLPEATVVNYQIIDAQGHLVFNKDEKNAAKDINTTFNLSGLSSGQYFLKVNTPNGFVKKAFTKVN
- a CDS encoding NAD-dependent epimerase/dehydratase family protein; translated protein: MENKGILLTGATGFLGSYVHQALSKDVDQPLWLCYHQTPPKTESDRWLGIDLLKPSEAEEILPKIDTIIHLAGKISYQKKDRDALRKTNVWMTRELINSALAFGVKNFIFMSSASTMAKAIQPLVYTDKQSSSPVFHSYYARTKFEAELEVRRGEAEGMQIVILNPSLILGPGDWNKGSSSIITKVASGLPAYPAGSLGLVGAEDVAKVVVKVIREGLWGQQLLINAETWTYQKFIYTICELLSVKPPQFQSNALFANLAIWKDMISSMFHNKQNIITTETAFMSAQSFSYECNSSNQVVNINYQPVEAVLKQMINEYINK
- a CDS encoding TolC family protein; amino-acid sequence: MKKNTFLLLSMLFCFGLFGQNANEFNLEQAINYARQNSNSLNIQKLDIQDAKDQILEYKSIGIPKLNASVGYNHFINIPTSILPDFISPAVYNVLFDENVLPRRDINYGSGFPAQFGLKNNLTAGVQLSTLIFDGSFIVGLKAQKLYSDLIQLQVNQTEADLRYRVTKAYMGALSIKENLIILDKNIANLEKVYKEVNEIYKVGFSEKLDVDRIELSLQTLRTEREKLARLDGITQNVLKFQMNFPLDKELVQTESFKQILDKSYLEIMDPSFKLNTQLRPEYPVIAKGLELTEINIKRLKASYLPSLSGFVSHQEVLQRNNLFDNNENSWFPTTIAGLNLNIPIFDGLDRKAKINRAKTQNEKTKMQFAEFERGVDLEFQNAKTQYINALATLESRKKSLDLADRIYQTTKTKFKEGVGSSLEITQAERDLYTAQANVLEAQYNLIQSKVDLDKALGKI
- a CDS encoding c-type cytochrome translates to MPKYFVYIFSLFFFTSCNSGSRNQDGSMTGKQIFKSNCVSCHGIKGDLMTNGARNLKESNLSLEERILIIRDGRNIMTSFREKLSKEQIRKVAEHTMTLRDSIPPDGK